The proteins below come from a single Borreliella afzelii genomic window:
- a CDS encoding DNA/RNA non-specific endonuclease, whose translation MKKRSKFFLYCYILCLAGFLFFSLNPKILKQIKNRIYDYLEILENKYINITKSIPIKESQLIPKGYLTTQIIRKKHYTLGYAESARQSEWAAYPLKREMVELALTLLKSKKIKRSTKFFEDTNLKGTFPKLEDYFKSGYDRGHIVNSADMSFSETAMKDTYFLSNMSPQKSEFNSGIWLKLEKLVREWAISKGYIYVISAGILTENKGFIGKNKILVPKNFYKIVLAINNNNSFDIISFIIPNEKAKDLDLKNYVVNVDSIEKKTKIDFFEKLDSKIKKNIKKIKNIHSWKFK comes from the coding sequence ATGAAAAAAAGATCAAAATTTTTTCTTTACTGCTATATTTTATGTCTAGCAGGATTTTTATTTTTTTCCTTAAATCCAAAAATCCTAAAACAAATTAAAAATAGAATTTATGACTATTTAGAAATATTAGAAAATAAATACATTAACATCACAAAATCTATCCCAATAAAAGAATCCCAATTAATACCAAAAGGATATCTTACTACCCAAATAATAAGGAAAAAACACTATACTTTAGGATATGCTGAAAGCGCAAGACAATCCGAATGGGCCGCTTATCCGCTTAAAAGAGAAATGGTAGAACTAGCATTAACTTTGTTAAAATCCAAAAAGATTAAAAGAAGTACTAAATTTTTTGAAGATACCAACCTTAAAGGAACTTTTCCAAAACTTGAAGATTACTTTAAAAGCGGTTATGACAGAGGACACATAGTAAATTCTGCAGACATGTCTTTTTCTGAAACTGCAATGAAAGATACATATTTTTTATCAAATATGTCACCTCAAAAAAGCGAATTTAATTCTGGAATTTGGCTAAAACTTGAAAAATTAGTAAGAGAATGGGCAATCTCAAAAGGATATATATATGTAATTAGTGCTGGAATTTTAACGGAAAATAAAGGATTTATTGGTAAAAACAAAATTTTGGTACCTAAAAATTTTTATAAAATAGTACTAGCAATTAATAATAACAATTCTTTTGACATAATCTCTTTTATTATCCCAAATGAGAAAGCAAAAGACTTGGATTTGAAAAATTACGTTGTTAACGTCGACTCAATTGAAAAAAAAACAAAGATAGATTTTTTTGAAAAACTTGATTCAAAAATTAAAAAAAATATAAAAAAAATAAAAAATATACATTCTTGGAAGTTTAAATGA
- a CDS encoding fructose-specific PTS transporter subunit EIIC: MFFNFLKKDLVFVLPEVNSKEDVINFLVEKINDKGYIDSKKEFLQGILDREKIGDTSWENGVAIPHFIGDVVKTSFISLLYIKGDGVKWSEENPPVNLIFLICMSKKQQGNEHLKAIAFIAKLFEDDAFQNALSGIVTADDIYYYIENVQRKAKEEDFRATKAEKIVAVTACPVGVAHTYIAAKKIENEAKKQGYDIRVETQGSIGIENALTEEEIRDAAIVILAVDKDVDEKRFEGKRVYKVSTVKAINNTENIIKEAFNAPVFFFKDAGANGSSKGPIATGKGSFYKYLMSGVSPMIPVVATGGILIALSIAFVGIGPDGPNFSEHPFYKQIADIGSVAFGMMLPVLAGFISMAIADKPGLAPGLVGGVISGNVKAGFLGAIFAGFLAGYVAKFLAKRSVPEWLRPVMPIFVIPLISTIIVGFFMLYVGVYIGEFMGVLESGLKSLQSNSETFGVLGKIFLGLVLGSMITVDMGGPFNKVAFLFGVGLIPQVPEIMGMVAAAIPVPPMAMGLATFLAPKLFENEEKESGKIAFLISFIGISEGAIPFAASDPGRVIPSIVVGGAVSSIIAAFLGVANHAPHGGPIVLPVVDNKFEFIIAIAVGVAVATALVIFLKSLKSKESE, translated from the coding sequence ATGTTTTTTAATTTTTTAAAAAAAGATCTTGTATTTGTTTTGCCAGAAGTAAATTCAAAAGAAGATGTAATTAATTTTTTAGTTGAAAAAATCAATGATAAGGGATATATAGATAGTAAAAAAGAGTTTCTTCAAGGAATTCTTGATAGAGAGAAAATAGGCGATACTTCTTGGGAAAATGGGGTTGCAATTCCTCATTTTATAGGAGATGTTGTTAAAACCAGTTTTATTTCATTGCTTTACATTAAAGGTGATGGGGTTAAGTGGTCTGAAGAAAATCCCCCTGTTAATTTAATATTTTTGATTTGTATGTCAAAAAAGCAACAGGGCAATGAGCATCTTAAGGCGATTGCATTTATAGCTAAGCTGTTTGAAGATGATGCTTTTCAAAATGCTTTAAGTGGGATTGTTACTGCTGATGACATTTATTATTATATAGAAAATGTTCAGAGAAAAGCCAAAGAAGAGGATTTTAGAGCCACAAAGGCAGAAAAAATAGTAGCTGTAACTGCTTGTCCTGTTGGAGTTGCTCATACATATATTGCAGCAAAGAAAATTGAAAATGAAGCTAAAAAGCAGGGGTACGATATTAGGGTCGAAACCCAAGGATCTATTGGTATTGAAAATGCCTTAACAGAAGAAGAAATTAGGGATGCAGCTATTGTAATACTTGCTGTTGATAAGGATGTTGACGAAAAGAGATTTGAAGGTAAGAGAGTTTATAAAGTCTCAACTGTAAAAGCGATAAATAATACGGAAAATATTATTAAGGAAGCGTTTAATGCCCCAGTATTTTTTTTCAAAGATGCTGGGGCTAATGGTAGTTCTAAAGGCCCGATTGCAACAGGTAAAGGGAGCTTTTATAAATATTTAATGAGCGGAGTATCTCCAATGATTCCTGTTGTTGCAACTGGAGGAATTTTAATTGCTCTTAGCATTGCTTTTGTTGGGATAGGGCCGGATGGGCCTAATTTTTCTGAGCATCCATTTTATAAGCAGATTGCAGATATTGGTTCTGTGGCTTTTGGAATGATGCTACCCGTGCTTGCTGGTTTTATTTCAATGGCAATTGCTGATAAGCCTGGTCTTGCTCCCGGTCTTGTTGGTGGAGTAATATCTGGAAATGTAAAAGCAGGGTTTTTGGGCGCAATATTTGCAGGGTTTCTTGCAGGCTATGTTGCAAAGTTTTTAGCAAAGAGATCTGTTCCTGAGTGGTTAAGGCCTGTGATGCCTATATTTGTGATTCCACTAATAAGCACCATTATTGTTGGCTTTTTTATGTTGTATGTTGGTGTTTATATTGGAGAATTTATGGGGGTGCTTGAGAGTGGGCTTAAATCTTTACAGAGCAATTCAGAAACGTTTGGTGTGTTGGGTAAAATTTTCTTAGGTTTAGTGTTGGGGTCAATGATTACTGTTGATATGGGTGGGCCTTTTAATAAAGTGGCATTTCTATTTGGTGTAGGGTTAATTCCTCAAGTTCCAGAAATAATGGGAATGGTGGCAGCAGCAATTCCTGTTCCTCCTATGGCTATGGGGCTTGCAACTTTTTTAGCGCCTAAATTATTTGAAAATGAAGAGAAAGAATCTGGCAAAATAGCCTTTTTAATTTCATTTATTGGTATTAGTGAAGGGGCTATTCCTTTTGCTGCTAGTGATCCTGGAAGAGTAATTCCTTCGATAGTGGTAGGAGGCGCTGTATCAAGCATTATTGCTGCTTTTTTAGGCGTTGCAAATCATGCTCCACACGGAGGGCCAATAGTGCTTCCTGTTGTTGATAATAAATTTGAGTTTATTATTGCAATTGCTGTTGGAGTTGCAGTTGCAACGGCTTTGGTAATTTTTTTGAAATCTTTAAAATCAAAGGAATCTGAATGA
- the manA gene encoding mannose-6-phosphate isomerase, class I, which yields MNEDNIFLMKNNIKEYDWGGISFIPNLLGNKIDGRPKAEMWLGAHKTFSSKILYRNEYVLLSDFLEDHKELLGCNDEFPFLFKVLSANKPLSIQIHPSKDIALKGYESENNKGVDIDDPKRTYKDKNPKIELIYALSDFYALKGFLPLDEIKKICEILKLNFDFQSHRDFVKTVFDLQEYELEKIIEKILKNLNLIDDFRGYWFNEIYNIYGVDVGLLVFLGMNILKLKSGEVVYTNSQEVHAYLKGDCIELMTNSDNVIRAGLTTKYINKEEMLRVGQFEEGKLSFLNPDFQNGFSVFRLPNTNLKLIHKKINESICINRNNAMVLLVLDGCVNINKSLDLNKGESIFIGRKAENLFINGNGQAFIAGFD from the coding sequence ATGAATGAAGATAATATTTTTTTAATGAAAAATAATATTAAAGAATATGATTGGGGAGGGATTAGTTTTATTCCCAATCTTTTAGGTAATAAGATTGATGGAAGGCCTAAAGCTGAAATGTGGCTTGGAGCACACAAGACATTTTCTAGTAAGATTTTATATAGAAATGAGTATGTGCTTTTAAGCGATTTTTTAGAAGACCATAAAGAGCTTTTAGGTTGTAATGACGAATTTCCTTTTTTATTTAAGGTATTGTCTGCAAATAAACCTTTATCTATTCAAATTCATCCTTCTAAAGATATTGCCTTAAAAGGGTATGAATCAGAGAATAATAAAGGGGTAGATATTGATGATCCTAAAAGGACATATAAAGACAAAAATCCCAAAATTGAACTTATTTATGCCCTGAGCGATTTTTATGCCCTTAAAGGCTTTTTGCCTTTGGATGAGATTAAAAAAATTTGTGAAATTCTGAAATTAAATTTCGACTTTCAATCACATAGAGATTTTGTAAAGACCGTTTTTGATTTACAAGAGTATGAACTTGAGAAGATTATTGAGAAAATTTTAAAAAATTTAAATCTTATTGATGATTTTAGGGGTTATTGGTTTAATGAGATTTACAATATTTATGGTGTAGATGTGGGTCTTTTAGTATTTTTAGGCATGAATATTTTAAAACTAAAATCAGGAGAAGTTGTTTATACAAATAGTCAAGAGGTGCATGCATATCTTAAGGGAGACTGCATTGAGCTTATGACTAATTCTGACAATGTTATTAGAGCTGGGCTTACTACCAAGTATATTAATAAAGAAGAGATGTTAAGAGTTGGTCAATTTGAGGAAGGAAAGTTGTCATTTTTAAATCCTGATTTTCAAAATGGTTTTAGTGTATTTAGACTTCCAAATACTAATTTGAAATTAATTCACAAAAAAATAAATGAGAGCATTTGTATCAATAGAAATAATGCAATGGTATTGTTAGTTTTAGATGGGTGTGTGAATATAAATAAATCTTTAGACCTTAACAAAGGTGAGAGTATTTTTATAGGCAGAAAAGCTGAAAACTTGTTTATTAATGGGAATGGTCAAGCTTTTATTGCTGGTTTTGATTAA
- a CDS encoding DUF3996 domain-containing protein has translation MIKNFKKIHILTLVLGVMHFSFASDNYMVRCSKEEDSTTCIAKLKGIKEKKSYDLFSMGIGIGNPIANIIVTIPYVNIDFGYGGFIGLKSNNFENYLNGGIDIIFKKQIGQYMRIGGGIGIGADWSKTSLIPPDEEEETDYERIGAVIRIPFVMEYNFAKNLYIGFKIYPALGPTILLTKPSILFEGIKFNFFGFGFIKFAFN, from the coding sequence ATGATAAAAAATTTTAAAAAAATACATATTTTAACATTAGTATTAGGCGTAATGCACTTTTCTTTTGCATCTGACAATTATATGGTCAGATGCAGCAAAGAAGAAGATTCAACAACCTGTATCGCAAAGCTTAAAGGCATAAAAGAAAAAAAAAGTTATGACTTATTTTCAATGGGTATTGGAATAGGCAATCCTATTGCAAACATTATAGTTACAATTCCTTATGTAAATATTGATTTTGGATATGGAGGTTTTATTGGCCTTAAATCAAACAATTTTGAAAATTATCTAAACGGCGGAATAGATATTATTTTTAAAAAACAAATTGGACAATACATGAGAATCGGCGGCGGCATTGGAATAGGTGCAGATTGGTCAAAAACATCTCTTATACCTCCCGATGAAGAGGAAGAGACTGATTATGAGAGAATAGGCGCTGTTATTAGAATTCCTTTTGTAATGGAATACAACTTTGCAAAAAATTTATATATAGGATTCAAAATTTACCCCGCACTAGGACCAACAATATTACTGACAAAGCCAAGCATTTTATTTGAAGGAATTAAATTCAATTTTTTTGGATTTGGATTCATAAAATTTGCATTTAATTAG
- a CDS encoding DUF3996 domain-containing protein, translating into MRMLLATIILILTTGLLTAQSKSKTMVEDDFDFEKLLEKEESVRRLFGIGFGIGYPLTNITISVPYVDIDLGYGGFVGLKPNNFMPYVVMGIDLLFKDEIHKNTMISGGIGIGADWSKGSPEKSNENLEGDVNEDQQTSLENRIGVVIRLPLVIEYSFLKNIVIGFKAVATIGTTMLFGNPMSFEGARFNFLGTGFIKIYI; encoded by the coding sequence ATGAGAATGCTATTAGCAACAATAATACTTATATTAACAACAGGTTTATTAACTGCCCAATCAAAAAGCAAAACTATGGTTGAAGATGATTTTGACTTTGAGAAACTTCTTGAAAAAGAAGAGTCTGTGCGCCGTTTATTTGGCATAGGCTTTGGAATTGGATACCCACTTACAAACATTACAATATCTGTTCCGTATGTAGATATAGACCTCGGCTACGGAGGATTCGTTGGGCTTAAACCCAACAATTTCATGCCCTATGTTGTAATGGGAATAGACCTTTTATTTAAAGATGAAATACATAAAAACACTATGATTTCCGGCGGCATTGGAATAGGTGCAGATTGGTCAAAAGGAAGTCCTGAAAAATCGAATGAAAACCTTGAAGGAGACGTAAATGAAGATCAACAAACATCTCTTGAAAATAGAATAGGGGTTGTAATAAGGCTACCTTTGGTAATAGAATACAGTTTTCTTAAAAATATTGTAATTGGGTTTAAAGCTGTTGCTACTATTGGAACAACTATGCTATTTGGAAACCCAATGTCATTTGAAGGAGCTAGATTTAATTTCTTGGGCACAGGCTTTATAAAAATATATATATAA
- a CDS encoding DUF2259 domain-containing protein, which yields MIKLYIIFFYFYSFLLGFPENIFFKNLGFSNNDQYFMFGEYGFENGYYYSAVCFVDVIKNNFTNSGVHSRIFKEHVEYLDSYDKSLYELLKMINFKVKEFKINHLRRGREIYFYVKSEIPETDFLNFVDFKTGNEYQVFVNKDINFQKLSSSFNIFLSIRYCNSTLEKHLTVGRGNFYRKNVIDYKIREIVLFPDEDGIVFVLEKIMLNSYGNKYKRFMVEVKKY from the coding sequence ATGATTAAACTGTATATTATTTTTTTTTATTTTTATTCTTTTTTATTAGGGTTTCCAGAAAATATTTTTTTTAAAAATTTAGGATTTTCTAATAATGATCAGTATTTTATGTTTGGCGAATATGGGTTTGAGAATGGATATTATTATTCTGCTGTATGCTTTGTTGATGTTATTAAAAATAATTTTACAAACTCTGGAGTGCATTCTAGGATTTTTAAGGAGCACGTTGAGTATTTAGACAGTTATGATAAAAGTCTTTACGAACTTTTAAAGATGATTAATTTTAAAGTTAAGGAATTTAAAATTAATCATTTAAGAAGAGGGCGAGAAATTTATTTTTATGTTAAGAGTGAGATACCAGAAACAGATTTTTTAAATTTTGTTGATTTTAAAACAGGAAATGAATATCAAGTTTTTGTAAATAAGGATATTAATTTTCAAAAACTTTCTTCTTCTTTTAATATTTTTTTATCTATCAGATATTGTAATTCAACTCTAGAAAAACATTTGACTGTTGGAAGAGGGAATTTCTATAGAAAGAATGTTATTGATTATAAAATAAGGGAGATTGTTTTATTTCCAGATGAAGATGGAATTGTTTTTGTTTTGGAAAAAATCATGTTGAATTCTTATGGAAATAAGTATAAGCGATTTATGGTTGAAGTTAAAAAATATTGA
- the proS gene encoding proline--tRNA ligase, giving the protein MSDFIASKEDDYSKWYLDIVQKAKLADYSPVKGCMVIMPYGYSIWSKIQSILDKKFKETGHENAYFPMLIPYGFLEKEKDHIDGFSPEFAIIKDAGGESLVEPLVLRPTSETIIWNMYSKWIKSYRDLPLKINQWANVIRWEKRTRPFLRTTEFLWQEGHTAHATEEEALEETLLILDVYKRFMEDYLAIPVFCGKKSENEKFAGAVSTYSVEALMQDKKALQAATSHYLGLNFAKAFDVKFQDKDGKMKHVFASSWGVSTRLIGALIMVHSDEKGLILPPRIAPVEIIVIPIFKKEDEINKKILDYSDCVVHTLKKAEFRVEIDKDVRSSPGFRFSSAEFKGIPIRIEVGINDILLNSVTIIRRDKDRKFKYQISLDSLVSKVRVELDSMQKDLFKKALNFRTLNTKEIFRSGKDSYELFKAYVNDYSGFVLSCWCGGLNCENIIKNETKATIRCIPDDFKARDLTGMTCIYCSSKAKYYVLFAKSY; this is encoded by the coding sequence ATGAGTGATTTTATAGCATCAAAAGAAGATGATTATTCTAAGTGGTATTTAGATATAGTGCAAAAAGCAAAACTTGCTGATTACAGCCCTGTAAAAGGGTGCATGGTGATTATGCCTTATGGGTATTCTATTTGGAGTAAAATTCAGAGCATACTTGATAAAAAATTTAAAGAGACAGGACATGAGAATGCATATTTTCCTATGCTTATTCCTTATGGGTTTTTAGAAAAAGAAAAGGATCATATTGATGGATTTTCACCCGAGTTTGCTATTATTAAGGATGCTGGTGGAGAGAGTTTGGTGGAACCTTTGGTTTTAAGGCCTACTTCTGAGACAATTATTTGGAATATGTATAGTAAGTGGATTAAGTCTTACAGAGATCTCCCCCTTAAAATTAATCAATGGGCGAATGTTATTCGTTGGGAAAAGAGGACAAGACCTTTTTTGCGTACTACCGAATTTTTATGGCAAGAAGGGCATACTGCTCATGCTACTGAAGAGGAGGCATTAGAAGAAACTTTACTTATTTTAGATGTATATAAAAGATTTATGGAAGACTATTTAGCTATTCCAGTTTTTTGTGGTAAAAAATCTGAAAATGAAAAATTTGCGGGGGCTGTTTCTACTTATTCGGTTGAGGCATTAATGCAAGATAAAAAAGCGCTTCAAGCCGCCACATCTCATTATTTAGGTTTGAATTTTGCAAAGGCGTTTGATGTAAAATTTCAAGACAAAGATGGTAAGATGAAACATGTATTTGCTAGTAGCTGGGGTGTTTCTACCAGATTAATTGGTGCTTTGATTATGGTTCATTCTGATGAGAAAGGTTTGATTTTGCCACCTCGCATTGCTCCTGTAGAAATTATTGTTATTCCCATTTTTAAAAAAGAAGATGAGATTAATAAAAAAATTTTAGACTATTCTGATTGTGTTGTACACACTTTAAAAAAAGCAGAATTTAGAGTTGAAATTGATAAGGATGTTAGAAGTTCTCCAGGATTTAGATTTTCATCTGCTGAGTTTAAAGGAATTCCTATACGTATTGAAGTGGGGATAAATGATATTCTTTTAAATTCTGTTACTATTATAAGAAGGGATAAAGACAGAAAATTTAAGTATCAAATATCCCTTGATTCTCTTGTTAGTAAGGTTAGGGTAGAACTTGATTCTATGCAAAAAGATTTATTTAAAAAAGCATTGAATTTTAGGACCTTAAATACCAAGGAGATTTTTAGAAGCGGGAAAGATAGCTATGAGCTATTTAAAGCTTATGTGAATGATTATTCTGGTTTTGTGCTTTCTTGTTGGTGTGGTGGTTTGAATTGTGAAAATATTATTAAAAATGAGACTAAAGCCACAATAAGATGTATTCCTGATGATTTTAAAGCCCGGGATTTAACAGGTATGACTTGTATTTATTGCTCTTCTAAGGCCAAATATTATGTTTTATTTGCCAAATCTTATTAA
- a CDS encoding dicarboxylate/amino acid:cation symporter has product MNVKINFFFTLLIGIFLGLFFPLGIYSSLSHAFIRLSYLSLIPFLIFSIPLGIENIIENKNFKKLFGKTIYYGILTNLSGVAVAIIAAIIYLPQRIPILEKTIQNTYFFEKEVLLETFFPKNIFKIFTSSNPNLLSIYMISIIIGTSFYYAKQKGRIARELMLSASNLFYHANGFIVKVLNIGIIFIAADYTTSLKSFKDYQNYINSITFFLIWTIIILFVILPTISYRLTKNFKMIYKGIFVSFQNIIFSGLTKDSYSPYVILIEDIKNERINIKKSIIINIPLINFVSKFGTIFVSVISFFIILKSYSSLPISIYEISYMSTLSFFFVFAFPHIPNSLIYIITMLCSTYTKGIELNVSNITPMLPILISLALLIDFAFNIAIIHITNFKELKDQEKIN; this is encoded by the coding sequence ATGAATGTAAAAATCAATTTTTTTTTCACTCTGCTTATTGGAATCTTTTTAGGATTATTTTTTCCTCTTGGGATTTATAGCTCTTTATCTCATGCTTTTATAAGATTATCATACTTATCTCTTATTCCTTTCTTAATATTTTCAATTCCATTAGGAATTGAAAATATTATTGAAAATAAAAACTTTAAAAAACTTTTTGGTAAAACCATTTATTATGGAATTTTAACTAACCTATCTGGAGTTGCTGTAGCAATAATAGCTGCAATAATATATCTTCCACAAAGAATTCCAATACTAGAAAAAACAATACAAAATACATATTTTTTTGAAAAAGAAGTTTTATTAGAAACATTTTTCCCAAAAAATATATTCAAAATATTTACATCTAGTAATCCAAATCTACTCAGCATCTACATGATTTCAATAATCATAGGCACTAGCTTTTATTATGCAAAACAAAAGGGGAGAATAGCTAGAGAACTGATGCTAAGCGCATCCAATCTTTTTTACCATGCAAATGGATTTATTGTAAAGGTATTAAACATAGGAATCATTTTTATAGCAGCAGATTACACTACAAGCCTAAAAAGCTTTAAAGATTATCAAAATTACATAAATAGCATAACATTCTTTTTAATATGGACAATTATAATTTTGTTTGTAATATTACCAACAATTAGCTATAGATTGACAAAAAATTTTAAAATGATATATAAAGGAATCTTTGTATCATTTCAAAACATAATATTTTCAGGACTAACAAAAGATTCTTATTCTCCTTATGTGATCTTAATAGAAGATATTAAAAATGAAAGAATAAATATAAAAAAATCTATAATTATAAACATACCTCTAATAAATTTTGTTTCTAAATTTGGAACTATTTTTGTTTCAGTAATATCATTTTTTATAATTTTAAAATCGTATTCTAGCTTGCCTATTTCTATCTATGAAATAAGCTATATGAGCACTTTATCATTTTTTTTTGTCTTTGCATTTCCTCATATACCAAATAGCTTAATTTACATAATTACAATGCTTTGTTCTACCTATACAAAAGGAATAGAGCTAAATGTTTCTAACATAACACCAATGCTGCCAATATTAATCTCTTTAGCTTTACTTATTGACTTTGCCTTTAACATTGCAATCATTCATATAACAAACTTTAAAGAATTAAAAGATCAAGAAAAAATTAATTAA
- a CDS encoding ankyrin repeat domain-containing protein: MKKEFIILLLLLQIIMNLNSTNTDTSTSIVKELQKKLFAFNSTEYQNNKDTLNKVINSININDKKTLQNLEKIKNDLFIISVFFSNKKGVLIALNLGAEINFNHKISPISISIINNEFEIIKILVDYGISLNQIDDTEHSPIFWAIYANNEKVFEFLKESGADLSFTLKNRKTPMQAAIETENIKLIKSLEKKKVYIDDNYKN, encoded by the coding sequence ATGAAAAAAGAATTCATTATACTTTTACTGTTATTACAAATAATAATGAATTTGAATTCAACAAACACCGATACAAGTACTTCAATAGTAAAAGAATTGCAAAAAAAATTATTTGCTTTCAATAGCACAGAATATCAAAATAATAAAGACACTTTAAATAAAGTTATAAATTCAATAAACATAAACGACAAAAAAACCTTACAAAATTTAGAAAAAATTAAAAATGATCTTTTTATAATATCTGTTTTTTTTAGCAATAAAAAAGGCGTTTTAATTGCACTAAATCTGGGGGCAGAAATAAACTTTAATCATAAAATATCTCCAATTTCAATTTCAATAATAAATAATGAATTTGAAATCATAAAAATATTAGTAGATTATGGAATAAGCCTTAATCAGATAGATGATACTGAGCATTCTCCAATATTTTGGGCAATATATGCTAATAACGAAAAAGTATTTGAATTTTTAAAAGAAAGCGGAGCTGATTTAAGTTTCACGCTAAAAAACAGAAAAACGCCAATGCAAGCCGCAATAGAAACAGAAAATATAAAATTAATTAAATCTCTGGAAAAGAAAAAAGTTTACATTGATGATAATTATAAAAATTAG
- the rpmG gene encoding 50S ribosomal protein L33 yields the protein MGKKKGKGAVELISLICEETGIRNYTTTKNRRNKQEKLELMKYCPKLRKHTLHKEGKIK from the coding sequence ATGGGTAAAAAGAAAGGGAAAGGAGCTGTTGAGCTTATATCTTTGATTTGTGAAGAGACAGGAATTAGGAATTATACCACTACTAAGAATAGACGTAATAAGCAAGAAAAGTTAGAATTGATGAAATATTGTCCAAAATTACGGAAACACACTCTTCATAAAGAAGGGAAAATAAAATAA
- the secE gene encoding preprotein translocase subunit SecE, whose product MFRFIKDSILELKKVTWPKYNEVVENGKQVFWLVLFVSIFLGIVDYLMFLVVTYVF is encoded by the coding sequence GTGTTTAGGTTTATCAAAGATAGTATTTTGGAGCTTAAGAAGGTAACGTGGCCTAAGTATAATGAAGTGGTTGAAAATGGAAAACAAGTTTTTTGGTTGGTATTATTTGTTTCAATTTTCTTAGGCATAGTCGATTATCTCATGTTTCTTGTTGTAACTTATGTATTTTAG
- the nusG gene encoding transcription termination/antitermination protein NusG produces MSRAWYVVQTYSQYEKKIEQDIRLLISEGVFGSVVLDVKAPIEKVEEIKNGKKRIRERKIWPGYILIELDLPEVGWKDIVANIIKVQGVINFVGVGKGQRPIPINDEEVKSVFMLTGEIKANKSIFMLYDFEEGERVRIKGGPFDSFEGLISSIDYERKKLKVAVQIFGRSTPVEVDFQHIEKI; encoded by the coding sequence ATGTCTAGAGCTTGGTATGTAGTTCAAACTTATTCTCAATATGAGAAAAAGATAGAGCAAGACATAAGACTTTTAATAAGTGAAGGTGTTTTTGGTAGTGTAGTGTTAGATGTTAAGGCTCCTATTGAAAAAGTAGAAGAGATAAAGAATGGCAAGAAAAGAATAAGGGAGAGAAAAATTTGGCCAGGCTATATTCTTATTGAGCTAGATCTTCCAGAGGTAGGTTGGAAAGACATTGTTGCTAATATTATTAAAGTTCAAGGTGTTATTAATTTTGTAGGTGTTGGCAAAGGTCAAAGGCCTATTCCTATTAATGATGAAGAAGTAAAAAGTGTTTTTATGCTTACTGGTGAGATTAAAGCAAATAAATCTATTTTTATGCTTTATGACTTTGAAGAAGGAGAAAGAGTTAGAATTAAGGGCGGACCTTTTGATTCCTTTGAGGGGCTTATTAGTTCTATTGATTACGAAAGAAAAAAATTAAAAGTTGCAGTTCAAATTTTTGGAAGATCAACGCCTGTTGAGGTTGATTTCCAGCATATAGAAAAGATTTAA
- the rplK gene encoding 50S ribosomal protein L11 gives MAKKKAISWIKLQVPAAQAAPGAKIGQALGPHGVSGPQFVKEFNERTAKMEPGIVVPVIITVYSDKSFSFIVKTPPASILIKKAIGIESGSKKSNTDKVGTISKEKLMEIVRIKMPDLNAKSESAAFKIISGSARSMGVEVEK, from the coding sequence ATGGCAAAAAAAAAAGCAATTTCTTGGATTAAATTACAGGTTCCAGCTGCTCAAGCAGCTCCAGGAGCTAAAATAGGTCAAGCGCTTGGGCCGCATGGAGTTAGTGGGCCACAGTTTGTAAAAGAATTTAATGAAAGAACTGCAAAGATGGAGCCCGGCATTGTGGTTCCTGTTATCATTACTGTTTATAGCGATAAAAGTTTTTCTTTTATCGTAAAAACTCCCCCAGCTTCAATTTTAATTAAAAAAGCTATTGGGATAGAATCCGGATCTAAAAAATCCAATACAGATAAAGTTGGGACTATATCAAAAGAAAAGTTAATGGAGATAGTAAGAATTAAAATGCCTGATTTAAATGCAAAATCAGAATCAGCAGCATTTAAAATTATTTCAGGAAGTGCGCGTTCAATGGGTGTTGAGGTAGAGAAATAA